The genomic region CCACGTACAAGCAAAAGAAGGAATAAATATAGAATAACTGCGGACAACGGGAAAGACACTATGAATAGTCCGCCGAATTGTAGCGTGTTCCGTCCATTTCAAAGGTGAAAGAGAAAACCCTTGAACTACCATTACCCCCGATTCTGTGAGTCGCTGCTGACAAAGGGAATAAAACTGTTTGGTATAAAGCGCGATCGCGGGTCCCTCTTCCAACGCATCGGTAATATCGAGGATAATGACATCAAACTTAGCTTCTTGCTGTGCCAAATATGCGCGACCATCAGTATGTAACAATTCCAATCGCGGATCGCTAAAAGCACCTTGATGCCAAGAAGGGAGTTTTTGCTGGCAAAATTCCACTAATTCCCGATCTAAATCCACCATCACCAAAGATTTGACGTTGGGATGCTTCAAAACTTCTCGCGGTGTTGCACCTTCCCCGCCACCAATAATTAATACCCGTTGCGGATCGGGATGAGTTATCATTGCAGGCTGTACCAATGCCTCATGATACAGATACTCATCGACCTCAGATGATTGAATCGTATCATCCAACACCAGCACGTCACCGTAAGCTGCTGTTTTAGCAAATTCCATCGTTTGAAATTGAGTCGATTTAGCCTCCATACCTCCAACTCGCCGCAACAGGCGAATTTCATCTGAGGTTGTTTGATCGCTCAACCAGCTACTAAATTCTAGACTCATGTTTGATGGATTCCTGATGTATATTTTGGTAGTGGCGCACGGCTGTGCGCCACTACCATTTCCACCTTACTTTCTCAGCATTAAAGGCAACTGCGAGACTTGAACGATCGCCGGATCGGCTCTTTCATGCAATTGCTTGGAAACCCATTTTGGTCGCCAGAGTTTTTCTAATACCTCACCAAAGGGTACAACATCTAAATCGCCACAGGTGAATATATCTAAGAAACAAGCTCGGTATTCTGGATAGGTGTGAATGCTGGCGTGGGACTCGGAAAGCATCAACACAACCGAAACACCGCAAGGTTCAAATTTGTGCTTGAGATGCGCCACAATGGTAGCTCCTACTGCACTAACTGCTCTGACCATATCGCGTTCGATCTGTTCTAGATCGTCCATGTCAGCTTCACAACCAGAAAAATTCAGCAGCAAATGCCGACCGTAAAAATCGAAACGCTTTTCCATAGGGCTAATCTCTTTCGTTACAAAAAATTGTTCTTCCCGAAAACGGTAGTATCACCGCCTGTTAGAGTGTTTGTTGGTTTATGCAAAATTTAGCTAGCAAACTTTAGCTCTGTAAATTTTCAGCATCGCAAGATGGTCAGCTTGAGATGTTGCAAAATGTCGCTAGCGGCTTTAATCCCAGATAGAGCTGCTCCTTCCATGTAGCCTTGCCATTCATAGAAAGAATTTGTGTGTTCCCCGGCAAAAAACAGGTTGTCAACTGGCTTGCCTTCGTTACCGCAGATTGTGGTAAATTGCCCTGGCTTGTAACAGGAGTAGCTACCTTGGGCGAAGGGGTTAGCAGTCCAGTTTTCTAGATGTACGAATAAATCGCCAGCACGATCGCGTGTTGCTTGGGCGATCGCCCCAGGATAAACTTTTTCCAAATCTTTCAAAAATAGGTGCGCTTCTGTTTGCACGCGATTGGGATCGAGCGTCGCTCCCCTTGTGCCACTAGAAAAGTCTACTAATATGGCGCGATCGCGACTTGCTTGACTCGGGTTTGTT from Scytonema millei VB511283 harbors:
- the speD gene encoding adenosylmethionine decarboxylase, producing MEKRFDFYGRHLLLNFSGCEADMDDLEQIERDMVRAVSAVGATIVAHLKHKFEPCGVSVVLMLSESHASIHTYPEYRACFLDIFTCGDLDVVPFGEVLEKLWRPKWVSKQLHERADPAIVQVSQLPLMLRK
- a CDS encoding fused MFS/spermidine synthase; amino-acid sequence: MSLEFSSWLSDQTTSDEIRLLRRVGGMEAKSTQFQTMEFAKTAAYGDVLVLDDTIQSSEVDEYLYHEALVQPAMITHPDPQRVLIIGGGEGATPREVLKHPNVKSLVMVDLDRELVEFCQQKLPSWHQGAFSDPRLELLHTDGRAYLAQQEAKFDVIILDITDALEEGPAIALYTKQFYSLCQQRLTESGVMVVQGFSLSPLKWTEHATIRRTIHSVFPVVRSYSIFIPSFACTWGFIIATNNIDPANLSHGEIEQRIGDRNLADKLKAYDVVSHTGMFGLPKDLRLKLAQLGHILEDGKPLVFE